AGCACGTCCCCGAGGGAGCGCCCGGAGGCCTGTGCGTCGGCCGTGGAGGGGGCAGCCGTGACGGCTACGGGGGAGTCTGACGACCCGTCGGGTGGGGACTCCATGAACGAGAGTGATCAGGCAGGAAGAGCGGCGAAGGGAGCGGGCGGTGCGGGAGCTACGGCTCGGCCCTCGCGAGGGGCCGCTCGGAGGCATGTCGCGCCGCGCCATTGGTGGGCTCAGGACGCGTCGTGTGTTGGGGGCGACGCGACGCCAGCAGGCTCATCACAACCGATGACCCGAGCAGCACGGCGCCGACCACGAGGTGGGCCACCGTGAGCACCACGTACGCGACCACGCCGGCCTGACCGGCTGGCTCGTACAGGGTGAGGAGCAGGGACGCGAGGCCAAGGGCAAACTGAAGCCCCATGGTTCCGAACAGGACCCAGGCCGTGCGGCGCACCGCCGGGACCGAGTCAAAGTGCTTCTCCGCGACCACGAAGGCCCCGATGATGACCCCGACGACCGCAAAAGACCCGGTCACGTGCAGTGTCGTGTAGCCCCCCGACATCCCCGCACCGGGATGCCGCAGCAGGGCCCCCAGCACAATCTGTAGGTAGACGAACACGGCGGCGGTGTACGACCACCGGCGCAGATGACGGGCGGTATCGGTCCGGGGCAGCACGCCGTCCCGGCGGCGCCACGTGTCGGTGACGAACAGCGTCATGGCCACGAGGGTCGCGAAGAAGAGCTGGGCGACACAGGCGTGTACCATCGCGAGATCCAGCGAGACCCAGAGGACTCGCAGGCCCCCGAGGACGCCCTGAAGGACGACCAGCGCGACGGCCGCGAGGCTCAGCTTCCGCATCCAGGCACGTGGGTCCTCCCACCAGGTCCAGGCCGCCAGCGCCACCGTAAAGGCGCCGACGAGACTCGCGATGAGGCGGTGTCCGTGCTCCGCGAGGTAGGCCGGCACCAGCCACCACTCCTCGACGGGGTTGATGAGGTTGTAGGAGCCGAGCGACGTGGGCCAGTCCGGGAACGCCATGCCGGCGCCGATACTGGTCACCACCCCGCCCCAGGACAGAAGGAAGACGGTCAAGAGGACCGTGCACGCCGAAAATCGGCGGCGCCAGGTCCAGTCGGAGGCACGAGAACGAGAAGGAGACATGGCTGCAGGGAAGCCATCAACACTGAAACAAAAACAAAGGTTTTTCCGGGATCTTTAGGCCCAACGGTCCCACCAAGAGGGGGGCGTCCCGGTTCCGTAAAGAGGCCGCAAACGGGAACCATTGGTGGGGTCTTTCCTACGCCTTTTCGGCCTTTTCCCATCTCCCGTGCCGTCCATCTGGCTCGCCTGCACGATCAACTCTGGTTCCAAAACCTTCTTGCCCCATGGCTACGAACGATACCCTGATCGCGTCCATTTCCGGCATCCGCGGCATCGTTGGGCAGGGCCTTGACCCCTCCGTTCTGGTGCGGTATACCGGAGCCTTCGGCACATGGTGCCGTGAACGGGCCGACGCCGCGGACCGCCCGTCCCGTGTCGTCGTGGGGCGCGATGCTCGTCCGTCCGGGGACGCCTACGCCCAGATCGTCATCGGGACGCTACGCGGGATGGGATGCGACGTGGTAGACCTCGGGATGGCCTCCACCCCCACCGTTGAGATGGCCGTGCTACAGGAGCAAGCCGCCGGCGGCATCGTGATGAGCGCCTCGCACAATCCGGAAGAGTGGAATGCCCTCAAGCTGCTCAACGAGGCGGGAGAGTTTTTGACGCCAGCACAGGGGGAGGCCGTGATTGAACGCGCCGAGGCCGGAGAGGCCGCCCCTGCAACCCACGCTGATCTCGGGGAGTATCGCTCGCGCAACGCGCTCCCCGAGCACATCGACGAGATCCTGGCGCTTGACCTCATCGACCCGGAGCAGATTGCCGCGCAGAACCTGAGCGTGGTCGTTGACGGCATCAACTCCGTGGGGGGGGTCGCCCTGCCGCGTCTTCTCCACTGCCTGGGTGTGGCCGAAGAGAACGTCCACTGCCTTCACTGCGAGCCGACCGGCACGTTCGCCCACCCCGCCGAGCCCCGTCCCGATCACCTCACTGAACTCACGGCGGCGGTGCCCGAGCACGGGGCCGACCTCGGGCTGGCGGTGGATCCCGACGCCGACCGCCTCGCCCTGGTCGACGAGCAGGGACGCTTTATGCTTGAGGAGCTCACGCAGGTCCTGGCGGCGGACTTCTTGTGGCGGCACCGCGAGGGGCCCTTCGTGACCAACCTGTCTTCGTCCCGAGCCATCGACGACGTGGCGGCCCAGCACGGCCAGCCGGTCTACCGCTCTGCCGTCGGTGAGATCAACGTGGTGCAGCGCATGAA
This window of the Salinibacter grassmerensis genome carries:
- a CDS encoding COX15/CtaA family protein, giving the protein MSPSRSRASDWTWRRRFSACTVLLTVFLLSWGGVVTSIGAGMAFPDWPTSLGSYNLINPVEEWWLVPAYLAEHGHRLIASLVGAFTVALAAWTWWEDPRAWMRKLSLAAVALVVLQGVLGGLRVLWVSLDLAMVHACVAQLFFATLVAMTLFVTDTWRRRDGVLPRTDTARHLRRWSYTAAVFVYLQIVLGALLRHPGAGMSGGYTTLHVTGSFAVVGVIIGAFVVAEKHFDSVPAVRRTAWVLFGTMGLQFALGLASLLLTLYEPAGQAGVVAYVVLTVAHLVVGAVLLGSSVVMSLLASRRPQHTTRPEPTNGAARHASERPLARAEP
- the glmM gene encoding phosphoglucosamine mutase — translated: MATNDTLIASISGIRGIVGQGLDPSVLVRYTGAFGTWCRERADAADRPSRVVVGRDARPSGDAYAQIVIGTLRGMGCDVVDLGMASTPTVEMAVLQEQAAGGIVMSASHNPEEWNALKLLNEAGEFLTPAQGEAVIERAEAGEAAPATHADLGEYRSRNALPEHIDEILALDLIDPEQIAAQNLSVVVDGINSVGGVALPRLLHCLGVAEENVHCLHCEPTGTFAHPAEPRPDHLTELTAAVPEHGADLGLAVDPDADRLALVDEQGRFMLEELTQVLAADFLWRHREGPFVTNLSSSRAIDDVAAQHGQPVYRSAVGEINVVQRMKEADAVLGGEGNGGVILPDLHYGRDALVGTALVLQHLADSGRSLGALHDDLPHYAMAKDNLPLPDVTPDRLLAALADKYDGTDQSTLDGLKINFDESWVHMRPSNTEPILRVYTEAPTQEDAQALADRFCGELREQVDALGAA